One stretch of Cheilinus undulatus linkage group 5, ASM1832078v1, whole genome shotgun sequence DNA includes these proteins:
- the sgsm1a gene encoding small G protein signaling modulator 1 isoform X5: MATNMAEAETRQRLLRTVKKEVKQIMEEAVTRKFVHEDSSHIVSFCAAVEACVLHGLKRRAAGFLRSNKIAALFMKVGKSFAPAEELCRKAQELEQIIETKRSQSLQSQDSLRKMPRLPSLTPQGVRNLWIRTALFEKVLDKIVLYLVENSSKFYEKEAVLMDPVDGPILASLLVGPCALEYTKMKTADHFWTDPSADELVQRHRIHGGHCRQDSPTKRPALCIQKRHSSSSMDERPSPSPSAREYVESLHQNNRVTLLFGKNNVLVQPRDDMEAVPGYLSLHQNADIMTLKWTPNQLMNGSVGDLDYERSVYWDYAMTIPLEEIVYLHCHQQVDSGGTVVLVSQDGIQRPPLRFPRGGHLLQFLSCLENGLLPHGQLDPPLWSQRGKGKVFPKLKKRVPQGSVSSDSVSDKEEDEATDYVFRILFPNSQSEFVTPPDLMDQGATMWHPTLRKASCSSCSQGSFSDGSTPKGCNHERTPLKLLCDNMKYQIISRAFYGWLAYCRHLSTVRTHLSALVNHTIVAPDVPRDACKGLTTDVWQTFLQDCTAYEEKELLRLVYFGGVEASLRKEVWPFLLGHYQFGMLEEERKEVDEQVRVCYQQTMQEWLSCEEIIKQREKEQHAAALAKCSSGASMDSTSQKMVHHDSTVSSESQSSQSSDRQSLARLQSDSSSSTQVFESVEEVDQIEMEPKSEEAKQVPKMPNGALQNGTSSPDSGHPSSRNFSVTSGLSDGSLSTEDSAAPDLSQRSATVKPGGVESESLTEEMDSRGKGKGKDKQEEREEKGADATETAENTSSEVTGENVIQPFEEGLVEANKETRPPLKTQQISEECEVIKTEEEKDFKGVKSLESEEAQKGQSNENTLMVSAAAAEIVGELSEQEKYAEETSKKSAETIVEITKEMDQSNTSKSQEVSVVECKESTSVEASEVEKSLIFPADTSVSRAREAYLSSQIDEAQVMTESDESPSAIEMEEIPTAKVSMVPWSRKGHCPLSEDSAPNTDRQEQQEKPSPEGTESILSEEPEMESLYPQFDSLAGSEITKNEATHQGSAECTFSQELLDLYTLNLHRIDKDVQRCDRNYWYFTPANLEKLRNIMCSYIWRHLDIGYVQGMCDLLAPLLVILDDEALAFSCFTELMKRMNQNFPHGGAMDTHFANMRSLIQILDSELFELMHQNGDYTHFYFCYRWFLLDFKRELVYDDVFAVWETIWAAKNVSSSHFVLFIALALVEIYRDIILENNMDFTDIIKFFNEMAEHHNIKQILTQARDLVCKVQLLIENK; encoded by the exons CTGCCGTGGAGGCATGTGTTTTGCACGGGCTGAAACGAAGAGCAGCAGGTTTTCTGCGCAGCAACAAAATAGCAGCTCTCTTCATGAAGGTGGGGAAGAGCTTCGCCCCGGCTGAGGAGCTGTGTAGAAAGGCCCAGGAGCTCGAGCAGATCATCGAGACAAA ACGGAGTCAAAGCTTGCAAAGTCAAGACAGCCTTCGCAAAATGCCCCGTCTGCCCAGCCTCACCCCCCAGGGAGTCAGAAACCTGTGGATCAGGACGGCTCTGTTTGAGAAAGTGCTGGACAAGATTGTCCTCTACCTGGTGGAGAATAGCAG taAATTCTACGAGAAAGAGGCTGTGTTAATGGACCCTGTGGATGGACCCATCCTCGCCTCTTTGTTAG TGGGGCCTTGTGCTTTGGAGTACACAAAGATGAAGACAGCTGACCATTTCTGGACAGACCCGTCTGCTGATGAGTTGGTACAAAGACATCGAATCCATGGAGGCCACTGCAGACAGGATTCTCCAACTAAGAGACCTGCACTGTGT ATCCAGAAGCGGcactccagcagcagcatggatGAGCGCCCTTCCCCTTCACCATCAGCTCGTGAATACGTGGAGTCCCTGCATCAAAACAACAGGGTGACCCTGCTGTTTGGCAAAAACAATGTGCTTGTACAACCG AGGGATGACATGGAAGCTGTCCCAGGCTATCTTTCTCTACACCAGAACGCTGACATCATGACCCTGAAGTGGACACCGAATCAGCTAATGAACGGCTCAGTTGGGGACTTGGACTATGAGCGCAG TGTCTACTGGGACTATGCTATGACAATTCCTCTTGAGGAGATAGTTTACTTGCACTGTCATCAGCAAG TGGACAGTGGAGGGACGGTGGTGCTGGTCAGTCAGGATGGAATCCAAAGACCTCCACTTCGCTTCCCCAGGGGAGGCCACCTGCTTCAGTTCCTCTCCTGCCTGGAGAATGGCTTGCTTCCTCACGGCCAGCTTGATCCTCCGCTCTGGTCTCAGAGGGGAAAG GGAAAGGTGTTTCCTAAACTAAAGAAGAGAGTCCCTCAGGGATCTGTATCCTCAGACTCGGTCTCAGATAAGGAGGAGGACGAGGCCACAGACTACGTCTTCCGCATCCTGTTTCCAAACAGCCAGTCAGAGTTTG TGACTCCTCCAGACTTGATGGATCAGGGAGCTACGATGTGGCACCCAACTCTCAGGAAGGCTTCGTGTTCCTCTTGTTCTCAGGGCAGCTTCTCAGATGGATCAACACCCAAGGGGTGCAACCATGAGAG GACTCCTCTGAAGCTGCTCTGCGACAATATGAAGTATCAGATCATCTCTCGGGCGTTCTATGGCT GGCTGGCATACTGTCGTCACCTGTCCACTGTGCGTACACACCTCTCCGCTCTGGTCAATCACACCATTGTGGCCCCCGACGTGCCTCGCGATGCCTGCAAAGGGCTCACAACAGACGTGTGGCAGACGTTCCTCCAGGACTGCACA GCGTATGAAGAGAAGGAGCTGCTTCGCCTGGTCTACTTTGGTGGTGTTGAAGCCTCGCTGCGTAAAGAGGTGTGGCCTTTTCTGCTGGGTCATTATCAGTTTGGGATgttggaggaggagaggaaggag GTGGATGAGCAAGTCCGCGTGTGCTACCAGCAGACCATGCAGGAGTGGCTTAGCTGTGAGGAGATCATCAAGCAGCGAGAGAAGGAGCAGCATGCTGCAGCATTAGCAAAGTGCTCCTCTGGAGCAAGCATGGATAGCACCAGTCAAAAGATGGTCCACCATGACTCAACTGTCAGCAGTGAG TCACAGTCCTCCCAGAGTTCAGACCGGCAGAGTCTGGCTCGCCTCCAGAGTgactccagcagcagcacacag GTGTTTGAGTCCGTAGAGGAGGTGGACCAGATTGAGATGGAGCCCAAGAGCGAGGAGGCCAAACAGGTGCCAAAGATGCCAAACGGGGCTCTGCAGAACGGGACCAGCTCTCCTGACTCTGGACATCCCTCCTCCCGGAACTTCTCTGTCACCTCAGGGCTGTCAGACGGCTCCCTCAGCACAGAGGACAGCGCTGCACCTGATCTGAGCCAGAGATCTGCAACTGTCAAACCTGGAGGGGTAGAAAGTGAAAGTCTGACAGAGGAAATGGACAGCAGGGGTAAAGGTAAAGGGAAGGACaaacaggaggagagggaggagaaaggAGCTGATGCGACTGAAACAGCAGAAAATACCAGCAGTGAGGTGACAGGTGAGAATGTGATCCAACCCTTTGAAGAAGGGCTTGTAGAGGCCAACAAAGAGACAAGACCACCTctcaaaacacaacaaattaGTGAGGAGTGTGAGGTAattaaaacagaagaagaaaaagacttcaaaggaGTTAAATCTTTAGAGTCAGAGGAAGCACAAAAAGGACAGTCCAATGAGAACACTTTGATGGtatcagcagctgcagcagaaataGTTGGAGAACTCAGTGAGCAGGAAAAATATGCAGAGGAAACATCAAAGAAAAGCGCAGAAACCATTGTGGAAATAACAAAGGAAATGGACCAATCAAATACAAGCAAATCACAAGAGGTTTCTGTGGTGGAATGCAAAGAAAGTACGTCTGTAGAAGCCTCTGAAGTTGAAAAGAGCCTCATTTTCCCAGCAGACACCAGTGTATCCAGGGCAAGGGAAGCTTACCTCAGCTCCCAGATAGACGAGGCTCAGGTCATGACTGAATCTGATGAGTCTCCCTCGGCCATAGAGATGGAGGAGATCCCCACAGCCAAAGTTTCCATGGTGCCTTGGAGCAGGAAGGGACATTGTCCTCTTTCTGAGGACTCGGCCCCAAACACGGATCGCCAGGAGCAGCAGGAGAAGCCCAGTCCAGAGGGCACGGAGTCCATCCTGTCAGAGGAGCCAGAGATGGAGAGTCTCTACCCTCAGTTTGACTCTCTGGCCGGGTCAGAAATCACCAAGAATGAAGCAACGCATCAAGGATCTGCTGAGTGCACCTTCTCT caAGAGCTTTTGGACCTGTACACATTAAATCTGCACCGCATTGATAAGGATGTTCAGCGCTGTGACAGAAACTACTGGTACTTTACTCCTGCAAACCTGGAGAAACTGCGCAACATCATGTGCAG CTACATCTGGAGGCACCTTGACATCGGTTACGTGCAAGGCATGTGTGATCTGCTCGCTCCTCTTCTAGTCATTCTGGATGATG AGGCTCTAGCCTTCAGCTGCTTCACAGAGCTCATGAAGCGAATGAATCAGAACTTTCCACATGGAGGGGCCATGGACACTCACTTTGCCAACATGCGCTCCTTAATCCAG ATCTTGGATTCTGAGCTGTTTGAGCTAATGCACCAGAATGGAGACTACACCCACTTCTACTTCTGCTACCGCTGGTTCCTCCTCGACTTCAAGCGAG AGCTGGTCTATGACGACGTATTTGCAGTGTGGGAAACAATCTGGGCGGCAAAGAACGTCTCCTCCAGTCACTTTGTCCTCTTCATTGCTTTGGCACTGGTGGAGATCTACAGGGACATCATCCTGGAGAACAACATGGACTTCACTGACATAATTAAGTTCTTCAATG